In Brassica rapa cultivar Chiifu-401-42 chromosome A06, CAAS_Brap_v3.01, whole genome shotgun sequence, a single window of DNA contains:
- the LOC103874934 gene encoding uncharacterized protein LOC103874934, giving the protein MWINKFFFLLPVVCMAVFSTAQTVPSQPPQDPSDCLSSLETIPDCIPEIFRSIISGQIGSIGHSCCHAFLGISTECASHVFVFAPFFPPTLRDHCSRHY; this is encoded by the coding sequence ATGTGGATCAACAAGTTTTTCTTCCTTCTTCCAGTTGTATGCATGGCCGTGTTCAGTACAGCTCAAACGGTTCCTTCGCAACCTCCACAGGACCCATCAGATTGTTTGTCATCGCTGGAAACTATCCCGGACTGCATTCCAGAGATATTCAGATCGATAATAAGTGGACAGATCGGGAGTATTGGACACTCTTGCTGCCATGCCTTTTTGGGTATCAGTACCGAATGTGCCTCCCATGTGTTTGTCTTCGCTCCCTTCTTCCCTCCGACTCTAAGGGATCATTGTTCGCGACATTACTAG
- the LOC103874929 gene encoding polygalacturonase — MGVHFGISVLFVVCLLGLSANAKDFTITAPPGSDITSLLLKTFNEACQFPTRSSVLIPKGEYKLRQIEMMGPCKAPIRITLQGTVKADGNVNGNDYWVAFRRINGFKLNGGGIFDGEGNAAWRANNCHKMALTQCKKLPISIRFDFVTDAKIRGITSLDSKNFHINVLGARNMTLEEITIIAPEESPNTDGIHVGRSVGVQIINSNIKTGDDCISIGDGTRDLLVERVTCGPGHGISIGSLGLYVKEEDVTGIRVVNSTLINTDNGVRIKTWPSAACSTTASGIHFENIILKNVTNPILIDQEYCPWNRCNKNKPSTIKLVDISFKHIRGTSGNKDAVKLLCSKGFPCKNVQIGDIDIKYTGADGPATFQCSNVSPTLMGTQVPKACSSPVTKLPGQ, encoded by the exons atggGTGTACATTTTGGAATATCCGTATTATTTGTTGTTTGTTTGCTAGGTTTATCAGCAAATGCTAAAGATTTCACAATCACTGCTCCTCCAGGTTCTGATATCACCAGC TTACTGTTGAAAACATTCAATGAGGCATGCCAGTTCCCGACCAGGAGTAGCGTATTGATCCCTAAAGGTGAATACAAGCTTAGGCAAATAGAGATGATGGGTCCATGCAAAGCTCCCATAAGGATTACTCTTCAAGGCACTGTGAAAGCTGACGGAAACGTTAACGGGAATGACTACTGGGTTGCTTTCCGCAGGATTAATGGGTTTAAGTTGAACGGAGGTGGTATCTTTGACGGTGAAGGTAACGCTGCATGGAGGGCTAATAATTGCCACAAAATGGCATTAACTCAGTGCAAGAAACTCCCTATC AGCATACGGTTTGATTTCGTGACTGACGCTAAGATAAGAGGCATAACCTCGTTGGATTCAAAGAACTTCCACATTAACGTGCTCGGAGCAAGGAACATGACATTGGAAGAAATCACGATCATTGCCCCTGAAGAGAGTCCCAACACCGATGGAATCCACGTGGGAAGGAGTGTTGGAGTCCAGATCATCAACTCAAACATCAAAACAGGAGATGACTGCATCTCTATTGGAGACGGGACGAGAGACCTTCTTGTCGAAAGAGTTACATGCGGTCCGGGACATGGAATCAGTATTGGAAGCCTCGGATTATACGTGAAGGAGGAAGACGTCACTGGCATCAGGGTCGTAAACTCCACCCTCATAAACACTGACAATGGTGTAAGGATCAAGACATGGCCGTCTGCAGCTTGCTCCACCACCGCCTCGGGTATCCATTTTGAGAATATTATCCTCAAGAACGTTACCAACCCTATCCTCATCGACCAAGAGTACTGCCCCTGGAACCGATGCAACAAGAAC aaACCATCAACAATCAAGCTGGTGGACATAAGCTTCAAGCATATCAGAGGAACATCAGGGAACAAAGACGCCGTTAAGCTTTTGTGCAGCAAGGGATTTCCGTGCAAGAACGTGCAGATTGGTGACATTGACATTAAGTACACCGGAGCCGATGGTCCAGCGACATTCCAATGCTCCAACGTATCTCCCACGTTGATGGGAACTCAGGTCCCTAAAGCATGTAGCAGCCCAGTGACTAAGCTACCAGGCCAGTAA
- the LOC103874932 gene encoding F-box protein SNE: MSEKRIRMVEKNNNKRQRVKLVPEFSINDHQDVLVEILRRLDGPSLCSAACVCRLWSAVARNDSIWEELCFRQVSPRPSLPLRSVVSALGGYRRLYFLCIRPVLSRLPKIIWSHDQLQLSLSLYCVHYYERLYVGAWHEDAPPSAPPSAPPSSLMFLRKPVNVV; this comes from the coding sequence ATGTCGGAGAAACGAATTAGAATGGTCGAGAAAAATAACAACAAGAGGCAGCGAGTGAAACTTGTTCCCGAGTTCTCCATCAACGACCATCAAGACGTGCTCGTAGAAATACTCCGACGACTAGACGGTCCTTCTCTCTGCTCAGCCGCTTGCGTGTGCCGTCTTTGGTCGGCCGTGGCTCGTAATGACTCAATATGGGAAGAGCTCTGTTTCCGACAGGTGTCACCACGACCTTCACTTCCCCTTCGCTCCGTTGTGTCAGCTCTAGGTGGCTACAGACGTCTTTACTTTCTCTGCATCCGCCCGGTCCTCTCACGACTCCCCAAGATCATCTGGAGCCATGACCAACTTCAGCTGTCATTATCCCTTTACTGTGTCCACTACTACGAGCGCCTTTACGTCGGCGCGTGGCATGAAGACGCGCCACCCAGCGCGCCACCCAGCGCGCCACCTTCTTCGCTCATGTTCCTTAGGAAACCCGTCAACGTCGTCTGA
- the LOC103874930 gene encoding scarecrow-like transcription factor PAT1, producing the protein MYKHPRQETEAYTLPPFEANSVGKLRYIPAHNSLKRYCMLEPSSSSSLVSPAYAVPSNATVNSSAHEDTSGSCVTDDFNDKIKELETVMMGPDSLVFDYNDSFDSTSCQETNSWRSTLEAISRRDLRADLVSCAQALSENDLMMAHSMMEKLRQMVSVSGEPIQRLGAYLLEGLVAKLASSGSSIYKSLNRFPEPASTELLSYMHILYEVCPYFKFGYMSANGAIAEAMKEDNRVHIIDFQIGQGSQWVTLIQAFAARPGGPPRIRITGIDDTTSAYARGGGLSIVGNRLAKLAKQFNVPFEFNSVSVSASEVKLKDLGVRLGEALAVNFAFVLHHMPDESVSTENHRDRLLRMVKSLSPKVVTLVEQESNTNTASFFPRFKETMDYYDAMFESIDVTLPRNHKQRINVEQHCLARDVVNIIACEGADRVERHELLGKWRSRFEMAGFTSYPLSPLVNSTIKSLLRNYSDKYRLEERDGALYLGWMQRDLVASCAWK; encoded by the exons ATGTACAAGCATCCAAGACAAGAGACTGAGGCTTACACTTTACCTCCTTTTGAGGCCAACTCTGTTGGGAAACTTAGGTACATACCGGCTCACAACTCCCTTAAACGGTATTGCATGCTCgagccatcatcatcatcatcacttgtCTCTCCTGCTTACGCTGTTCCATCAAACGCTACGGTTAACAGCTCTGCACATGAAGATACGTCCGGCTCCTGTGTAACAGACGATTTTAACGACAAGATAAAAGAACTGGAGACAGTGATGATGGGGCCAGACTCCTTGGTCTTTGATTACAACGACTCCTTTGATTCGACGTCGTGTCAAGAGACTAATAGCTGGAGATCAACTCTAGAGGCCATCTCTAGACGTGATCTAAGAGCTGATCTTGTTTCATGTGCACAAGCTTTGTCTGAAAACGATCTTATGATGGCACATTCGATGATGGAGAAGCTGCGACAGATGGTATCTGTTTCTGGTGAGCCTATCCAACGTTTAGGAGCTTACTTACTAGAAGGCTTAGTGGCTAAGTTAGCTTCATCGGGTAGTTCCATATACAAATCACTTAACAGGTTCCCTGAGCCCGCGAGCACCGAGCTTCTCTCTTACATGCACATCCTCTACGAGGTGTGTCCTTACTTCAAGTTTGGTTACATGTCAGCAAATGGTGCAATTGCTGAAGCCATGAAGGAAGACAACAGAGTTCATATTATTGATTTCCAAATAGGTCAAGGGAGTCAATGGGTTACTCTTATCCAGGCCTTTGCTGCTAGGCCCGGTGGGCCTCCTCGGATACGGATAACTGGTATTGATGATACGACTTCAGCTTATGCTCGTGGAGGTGGGTTAAGTATTGTGGGGAACAGACTCGCTAAACTTGCTAAACAGTTCAATGTTCCCTTTGAGTTCAACTCGGTGTCAGTGTCAGCGTCTGAGGTCAAACTGAAAGACCTTGGAGTCAGGCTAGGGGAAGCTCTAGCCGTTAACTTTGCCTTTGTGCTTCATCATATGCCTGACGAAAGTGTGAGCACCGAGAATCACCG gGACCGGTTGCTGAGAATGGTGAAGAGCTTATCTCCAAAAGTAGTGACTCTAGTGGAGCAAGAATCAAACACAAACACGGCTTCTTTCTTCCCGAGGTTCAAGGAGACAATGGATTACTATGACGCCATGTTCGAGTCCATTGACGTGACTCTCCCAAGGAATCACAAACAGAGGATCAACGTGGAGCAGCATTGTCTAGCGAGAGACGTTGTGAACATCATCGCATGTGAAGGAGCTGATAGGGTGGAGCGGCATGAGCTACTAGGAAAATGGAGGTCACGGTTTGAGATGGCGGGTTTCACCTCTTATCCGTTGAGTCCCCTTGTGAACTCCACCATTAAAAGTCTGCTTAGGAACTATTCGGACAAATATAGGCTGGAAGAAAGAGATGGAGCCTTGTATCTTGGTTGGATGCAACGAGATTTGGTCGCTTCTTGTGCCTGGAAATGA
- the LOC103874933 gene encoding nitrile-specifier protein 5, which produces MSPVADNKWVKVGQKGAGPGPRSSHAITVVGNKVYCFGGELKPTIHIDNDLYVFDLDTQEWSIAPATGDAPFPCFGVSMVPIGTTIYVYGGRDDSRKYNGLHAYDTVANKWELLSPVEEGLPGRSYHSMAGDDRKVYVFGGVTAKGRVNTLHAYDVVDRKWVEYPAAGEACKGRGAPGLVVVDGKVWVLFGFDGNELGDIHCFDLVSGQWTAVETTGDVPPARSVFPAVSSGKYIVIYGGEEEPHELMHMGAGKLSGDIYKFDTETLVWEKVVDGTEEGKNPCPRGWCAFAVAVVNGEKGLLVHGGNSPTNERLDDMVFWGF; this is translated from the exons ATGAGTCCTGTGGCTGATAACAAATGGGTTAAG GTGGGTCAGAAAGGAGCTGGTCCAGGACCAAGAAGCTCACACGCCATCACCGTGGTCGGGAACAAAGTCTATTGCTTTGGCGGCGAGCTTAAACCGACGATCCACATCGACAACGATCTCTACGTTTTCGATCTCGACACTCAAGAATGGTCCATCGCCCCTGCAACAGGGGACGCTCCTTTCCCCTGTTTCGGGGTCTCCATGGTCCCGATCGGCACCACCATCTACGTCTACGGCGGCCGCGACGACTCTCGCAAATACAACGGCTTGCACGCCTACGACACGGTGGCGAACAAGTGGGAGTTGCTGTCTCCCGTCGAGGAAGGGCTTCCCGGTCGGAGCTACCACTCTATGGCCGGCGACGACCGGAAAGTTTACGTCTTTGGTGGTGTTACGGCCAAGGGGCGTGTGAACACGCTGCATGCTTACGACGTGGTTGATCGGAAGTGGGTTGAGTATCCGGCGGCTGGGGAGGCTTGTAAAGGGAGAGGAGCGCCGGGGCTTGTGGTTGTGGATGGGAAAGTTTGGGTCTTGTTTGGTTTTGACGGTAATGAATTGGGTGATATCCATTGTTTTGATTTGGTTAGTGGTCAGTGGACCGCCGTGGAGACTACCGGGGACGTGCCTCCGGCGAGAAGTGTGTTTCCGGCGGTTTCTTCCGGGAAGTATATTGTGATATACGGTGGTGAGGAGGAGCCGCATGAGCTGATGCATATGGGAGCTGGGAAGTTGTCTGGAGATATTTACAAGTTTGATACGGAGACGTTGGTGTGGGAGAAGGTTGTTGATGGTACTGAGGAAGGGAAGAACCCGTGCCCGCGTGGGTGGTGCGCGTTTGCTGTTGCGGTGGTGAATGGTGAGAAAGGGTTGCTGGTTCACGGTGGGAATAGTCCGACCAACGAGAGGCTTGATGATATGGTGTTTTGGGGTTTCTAG
- the LOC103875037 gene encoding B3 domain-containing protein REM9, whose product MANPHEPHFFKPLLPGFHSGVTISLAFFLKHIEGKTNQKTWKLRSDASDQTWEVIQEGRTLTGGWKDFTTAHDLRIGDLVIFKHEGDMVFYVTPFGPSCCEIQYTHPHIIKEEADAGDADDNEISKFQSKFIVLVLPVYLPKRATSSTALNKQCQKMILVNKEENSWTANGKTTPLLCVCPESKECSELLSKHLSRKHGDIASGSQVN is encoded by the exons atggcgaatccacatgaaccTCATTTCTTTAAGCCTCTGCTTCCTGGTTTCCATAGTGGCGTC ACAATATCACTTGCCTTCTTCTTAAAGCACATAGAAGGGAAGACGAACCAGAAAACATGGAAACTAAGATCGGACGCTTCAGATCAAACTTGGGAAGTGATACAAGAAGGCAGAACACTCACCGGAGGTTGGAAAGATTTCACCACAGCACATGACCTTCGAATCGGTGACCTTGTCATCTTCAAACACGAAGGAGACATGGTGTTTTATGTCACTCCTTTTGGTCCTAGCTGTTGTGAGATTCAGTATACACATCCTCACATCATCAAGGAAGAAGCCGACGCGGGCGATGCTGATGACAATGAGATTAGTAAGTTTCAATCAAAGTTCATCGTTTTGGTCCTACCTGTT TATCTTCCTAAGCGAGCTACGAGTTCTACTGCTTTGAACAAACAATGCCAAAAGATGATACTAGTGAACAAAGAGGAAAATTCATGGACTGCGA ATGGGAAAACTACTCCATTGTTGTGTGTATGTCCGGAAAGTAAAGAGTGTTCTGAACTACTGAGCAAACACTTGAGCAGAAAGCATG GTGACATTGCTTCTGGCTCACAGGTGAATTAG